One Gammaproteobacteria bacterium DNA segment encodes these proteins:
- a CDS encoding TonB-dependent receptor, whose translation MQQYPAFLVIAAVPLVAALMPAAVLAEAYTMEPVVVTATRTAVTARESLAPVTVITREDIERSQPQGMLELLRGEAGIDMTRSGGPGQNVSLFMRGTNSDHVLVLIDGVRVSSITTGGFAWQHLSPQQIERIEIVRGPRASLYGSDAIGGVIQIFTRDNDGAHASIGAGGDRTFQGTVGYGATTGRHGVSLNVAAINTDGFSATNEGIGFGFDPDDDGYRNRSLSARWNADLSDDLALTVAFWRSEGDIEFDIGTQDSINQSLTASLDTRVNERWGHSLEVGNARDELETDSAFASDIEGERLTASWQHDIVLGERHLLSAGLDYYREEGENVDRIAGVARFDEVITNRAAFAGLQSGLGLHDIQFSVRHDDHSRAGGETTGQVAWGHPLGRDLRVFASYGTAFKAPTLNQLFDPGFFGFFAGNPDLEPERSRSAEVGLRYEPADRPQRRVALNLFHTRIDDLIAFEGVNSRAINIDEASIEGLELEYRDRLGPWHLDANLTLQRPRNDDDDSRLLRRPDEKMQLTVGRDILGQGHLQAEVLLVGDREDFNTRLPGYGLVNVSGDYRLSHELHLRARIDNLLDKDYEMASGFNTQDRRLMVTLEYTAR comes from the coding sequence ATGCAACAATACCCTGCGTTTCTCGTCATCGCTGCCGTGCCCCTGGTCGCGGCGCTCATGCCCGCCGCCGTCCTGGCCGAGGCCTATACCATGGAGCCGGTAGTGGTCACCGCCACCCGCACCGCCGTGACCGCCCGTGAGAGTCTGGCGCCGGTCACCGTGATCACCCGCGAGGACATCGAGCGCAGCCAGCCCCAGGGCATGCTCGAACTGCTGCGGGGCGAGGCCGGTATCGACATGACCCGCAGCGGCGGCCCCGGTCAGAACGTGAGCCTGTTCATGCGGGGCACGAACTCGGACCACGTCCTGGTGCTCATCGACGGCGTGCGGGTCTCCTCCATCACCACCGGCGGTTTCGCCTGGCAGCATCTCAGCCCGCAACAGATCGAGCGCATCGAGATCGTGCGGGGTCCGCGCGCCAGCCTGTATGGCTCGGATGCCATCGGCGGGGTGATTCAGATCTTCACCCGCGACAACGACGGGGCCCATGCCAGCATCGGTGCCGGCGGTGATCGGACCTTCCAGGGTACCGTGGGCTATGGGGCCACCACGGGCCGGCATGGCGTGAGCCTCAACGTCGCCGCCATCAACACGGACGGCTTCTCGGCCACCAACGAGGGCATCGGCTTCGGCTTCGATCCCGACGACGATGGTTACCGCAATCGCAGCCTGAGCGCGCGCTGGAATGCGGACCTCAGCGATGATCTGGCCCTGACAGTGGCCTTCTGGCGCAGCGAGGGGGATATCGAGTTCGATATCGGCACCCAGGACAGCATCAACCAGAGTCTCACCGCGTCGCTGGATACGCGGGTCAACGAACGCTGGGGCCACTCCCTTGAAGTGGGAAATGCCCGCGATGAGCTGGAGACCGACTCGGCCTTTGCCTCGGACATCGAGGGCGAGCGGCTCACGGCAAGCTGGCAGCACGACATCGTCCTGGGGGAACGCCACCTGTTGAGTGCCGGCCTGGACTACTATCGGGAAGAAGGCGAGAACGTGGACCGGATCGCCGGCGTCGCCCGTTTCGACGAGGTCATCACCAACCGCGCCGCCTTCGCCGGTCTGCAATCCGGGCTGGGGTTACATGACATCCAGTTCTCGGTGCGCCATGACGACCACAGTCGCGCCGGTGGCGAGACCACCGGCCAGGTGGCCTGGGGACACCCCTTGGGCCGCGACCTGCGGGTCTTTGCCTCCTACGGCACCGCCTTCAAGGCACCCACCCTGAATCAGTTGTTCGATCCCGGTTTCTTCGGGTTCTTCGCCGGCAACCCCGATCTCGAGCCCGAACGCTCCCGCAGCGCCGAGGTGGGGCTGCGTTATGAACCCGCAGACAGACCGCAACGGCGGGTGGCCCTCAACCTCTTCCATACCCGTATCGATGATCTCATCGCCTTCGAGGGGGTCAACTCCCGGGCCATCAATATCGATGAGGCCTCCATCGAGGGCCTGGAGCTGGAGTACCGGGACCGCCTCGGCCCCTGGCATCTGGACGCCAATCTGACCCTGCAGCGTCCGCGTAACGATGATGATGACAGCCGCCTGCTGCGCCGTCCCGATGAGAAAATGCAACTGACCGTGGGCCGTGACATTCTGGGGCAAGGCCACCTGCAGGCCGAGGTGCTGCTGGTGGGCGATCGGGAGGATTTCAATACCCGGTTGCCCGGTTACGGCCTGGTCAACGTCTCCGGCGACTATCGCCTTTCTCATGAGTTGCACCTGCGGGCAAGAATCGACAACCTCCTGGACAAGGACTACGAAATGGCCTCGGGCTTCAATACCCAGGACCGCAGATTGATGGTCACATTGGAATACACGGCGCGCTGA
- a CDS encoding cyclic nucleotide-binding domain-containing protein, protein MTKIFNHLSTEEERHLIEHGGLRHYKPDAVVIHEGDAHNAIYIIDSGAVRVEKESSGFQLELSRLGPGEIFGEMSFVEGLEASASVVADGDLAAYRIDGEYINSLLKTNPGLFGRFYKSLVEIVSRRLRETSLMAVTPHWEPRDAPKLKSTSEAI, encoded by the coding sequence ATGACAAAGATCTTCAACCACCTGTCCACGGAGGAGGAGCGGCACCTCATCGAGCATGGCGGGCTCCGCCATTACAAACCCGACGCCGTCGTCATCCACGAGGGTGACGCCCACAATGCCATCTACATCATCGATTCCGGCGCGGTGCGCGTGGAAAAGGAAAGCTCCGGCTTCCAACTCGAACTCTCCCGTCTCGGGCCCGGCGAGATCTTCGGAGAGATGTCCTTCGTGGAAGGCCTCGAGGCCAGCGCCTCGGTGGTGGCGGACGGCGACCTAGCGGCCTACCGTATCGATGGCGAGTACATCAACTCGCTGCTCAAGACCAACCCCGGCCTGTTCGGGCGCTTCTACAAATCCCTGGTGGAGATCGTGAGCCGGCGCCTGCGGGAGACCTCCCTGATGGCGGTCACGCCCCACTGGGAGCCCCGGGACGCCCCGAAATTAAAGTCCACCAGCGAGGCCATATAG
- a CDS encoding carboxy terminal-processing peptidase — translation MPKTLTSLITALFFALSIFSAAAVEVLVDPASLVPTESQRKATHLITRFISTYHYRRTPLDDDLSEQILERYLEALDPSHHYLLAEDIARIGRLEHELDDLLRRAELEAVFETFRLFRSRVEETVDRAQDMVQQEFDFSRDEGYVYDRSEAEWPTHRRERDEIWRKRVKNDVLTLRLTGKDDDEVRETLTKRYHRLARRVGQLSHGDVYQTFMNAYTAAVEPHTSYFSPRTSENFKIHLSLSLEGIGAALRTEDEYTVVQRVIAGGPADKQGELQTDDRITGVAQQDGEMVDVVAWRLEDVVDLIRGPKGSEVRLEVLPEGADPALPRKILRLTRNTIKLEEQAAKKWILDVDTAAGARRIGVVEIPSFYLDSAAESRGDKDFRSTTRDVSRLLAELEGEGVDGIVIDLRGNGGGALTESVRLSGAFIDKGPVVQVRDSRGRTKVENDSDPSILYDGPLAVLVDRYSASASEIFAGAIKDYGRGIIIGEPTYGKGTVQSLVDLDRYVDEEGVALGQLKTTIAQFFRVNGDSTQHRGVQPHVVFPTAFDIEDHGERALKNALPWDNIREASYRPYRFESKLISDLRRLHEQRLAGDPVFGLTMLEARESKRLREEKVVSLNEEKRKRERERREEDREKRTGELRALLGLPEVEEDEDGAVDAAEDKRADVWLNEAARVLADYIDLRTDTGLKLVKRDLPAQSCIFGDC, via the coding sequence ATGCCCAAGACCCTCACCAGTCTTATCACCGCCCTGTTCTTTGCCCTCAGTATCTTCTCCGCCGCCGCGGTGGAGGTGTTGGTGGACCCGGCGAGCCTTGTGCCGACGGAATCCCAGCGCAAGGCCACCCATCTCATCACGCGCTTCATCTCCACTTATCATTACCGGCGCACGCCGCTGGACGACGACCTGTCGGAGCAGATCCTGGAGCGCTACCTGGAGGCCCTCGATCCCAGCCACCACTACCTGCTGGCGGAGGACATCGCCCGTATTGGCCGACTGGAACACGAGTTGGACGATCTGCTGCGTCGCGCCGAACTGGAAGCCGTGTTCGAGACCTTTCGGCTGTTTAGGAGCCGGGTGGAGGAGACGGTGGACCGCGCCCAGGACATGGTGCAGCAGGAGTTCGATTTCTCCCGCGACGAGGGCTACGTGTATGACCGGTCCGAGGCCGAATGGCCGACTCACCGGCGGGAGCGGGACGAGATCTGGCGCAAACGGGTCAAGAACGATGTCCTCACGTTGCGGCTGACGGGCAAGGACGACGATGAGGTCCGGGAGACCCTGACCAAGCGTTACCATCGTCTCGCCCGGCGCGTGGGGCAACTCAGTCACGGGGACGTCTATCAGACCTTCATGAACGCCTACACGGCCGCAGTGGAGCCCCACACCTCTTATTTCTCGCCGCGGACTTCGGAGAACTTCAAGATCCACCTGAGCCTGTCCCTGGAAGGGATCGGCGCGGCCCTGCGCACCGAGGACGAATACACCGTGGTGCAGCGCGTCATCGCCGGCGGGCCTGCGGACAAGCAGGGGGAACTCCAGACCGACGATCGCATCACCGGCGTCGCCCAGCAGGACGGCGAGATGGTGGATGTGGTGGCCTGGCGCCTGGAGGACGTGGTGGATCTGATTCGTGGCCCCAAGGGTTCCGAGGTCCGCCTGGAGGTGTTGCCCGAGGGGGCCGATCCGGCCCTGCCGCGCAAGATCCTTCGCCTCACACGCAATACCATCAAGCTCGAGGAACAGGCGGCCAAGAAGTGGATCCTGGATGTGGATACGGCGGCCGGAGCGCGGCGCATCGGTGTGGTGGAGATCCCATCTTTCTACCTGGATTCGGCGGCGGAGAGCCGGGGCGACAAGGATTTCCGCAGCACTACCCGTGACGTCAGCCGGCTGCTCGCGGAACTGGAGGGCGAGGGCGTGGACGGCATCGTCATCGACCTCCGGGGCAACGGCGGCGGCGCCCTGACGGAGTCCGTGAGACTGTCCGGGGCGTTCATCGACAAGGGGCCGGTGGTGCAGGTGCGCGACTCCCGGGGGCGCACCAAGGTGGAGAACGACTCCGACCCGTCCATCCTCTACGATGGACCCCTGGCGGTGCTGGTGGATCGCTACAGCGCCTCGGCGTCGGAGATCTTCGCCGGGGCTATCAAGGATTACGGCCGCGGCATCATCATCGGTGAGCCCACCTACGGCAAAGGGACGGTGCAGAGCCTGGTAGATCTGGACCGCTACGTGGACGAGGAGGGCGTGGCCCTGGGCCAGCTCAAGACCACCATCGCCCAGTTCTTCCGCGTCAATGGTGACAGTACCCAACATCGCGGTGTCCAGCCCCATGTGGTATTCCCCACCGCCTTCGACATCGAGGACCACGGTGAGCGGGCGCTTAAGAACGCGCTGCCCTGGGACAACATCCGCGAGGCAAGCTATCGGCCCTATCGCTTCGAGTCCAAGCTGATCTCCGACCTCAGGCGTCTCCACGAGCAGCGCCTGGCCGGCGACCCCGTATTCGGCCTGACGATGCTGGAGGCCAGGGAAAGCAAGCGCCTGCGTGAAGAGAAGGTGGTGAGCCTCAACGAGGAGAAGCGCAAGCGGGAGCGGGAACGGCGCGAGGAAGACCGCGAGAAACGTACCGGCGAGCTGCGCGCCCTGCTGGGCCTGCCCGAGGTGGAGGAGGATGAGGACGGGGCCGTGGATGCGGCGGAGGACAAGCGGGCGGACGTGTGGCTGAACGAGGCCGCGCGGGTGCTGGCGGACTATATCGACCTGCGCACCGATACCGGCCTCAAGTTGGTGAAACGCGATCTGCCGGCGCAGAGTTGCATCTTCGGGGATTGCTGA
- a CDS encoding serine hydrolase, with translation MLLLLCVASMGVSADRGPGLKSEVALVIDQTTGADVYAKNTEKIRPIASITKLMTAMVVLDTHLSPDEYIQITDDDKDRLKYSRSRLPVGSRLTRDELLHSALVGSENRAAAALARTYPDGPEAFVAAMNRKAAELGMTETTFVDPTGLDPGNLSTARDVARLAMAAYAYPEIKRITTRARFEVASQGAAKTRTFRNTNLLVRKPRPAWPIGMSKTGFIKEAGRCLVMQATLRDRPMVLVFLNSWGSLTPIGDANRLRRWLERQPALQATTQAVTSDSSS, from the coding sequence ATGTTACTCCTGCTGTGCGTCGCTTCCATGGGCGTCTCGGCAGACCGCGGACCGGGTCTCAAATCGGAGGTGGCCCTGGTCATAGACCAGACCACCGGTGCCGACGTCTATGCCAAGAATACCGAAAAGATAAGGCCTATCGCCTCCATAACCAAGCTCATGACCGCCATGGTCGTACTCGACACCCACCTTTCCCCCGACGAATATATTCAAATCACGGACGATGACAAGGACCGGCTCAAGTACTCCCGCTCCCGGCTCCCCGTGGGTTCCCGCCTGACCCGGGATGAACTCCTGCACAGCGCCCTGGTGGGCTCCGAGAACCGCGCCGCCGCCGCCCTCGCCCGCACCTATCCCGACGGCCCGGAGGCTTTCGTGGCGGCCATGAACCGCAAGGCCGCGGAACTCGGCATGACCGAGACCACCTTCGTCGACCCCACGGGCCTCGACCCCGGCAATCTGTCCACCGCCCGGGACGTGGCGCGCCTGGCCATGGCCGCCTACGCCTATCCAGAGATCAAGCGCATCACCACCCGGGCCCGATTCGAGGTGGCCAGTCAGGGCGCGGCCAAGACCCGGACCTTCCGCAATACCAACCTGCTGGTGCGCAAGCCCCGTCCCGCCTGGCCCATCGGCATGAGCAAGACGGGGTTCATCAAGGAGGCGGGCCGCTGCCTGGTGATGCAGGCCACGTTGCGCGACCGCCCCATGGTGCTGGTGTTCCTCAACTCCTGGGGCAGCCTCACCCCCATCGGCGATGCCAACCGGCTGCGCCGCTGGCTGGAGCGCCAGCCCGCCCTCCAGGCCACCACCCAGGCTGTGACGTCCGACTCATCATCCTGA
- a CDS encoding HPP family protein, with product MSVTRWFNSYLGLTDSSVGHGERLISGLGGLCGIVGVMVISAWWLDGAAAMLIMGSMGSSAVLLFAVPHGPLSQPWPLVGGHMVSATVGVAAARWIPDLMLAAGLAVGVSITVMYYLRCIHPPGGATAMIAVIGGDGIHDLGWQFVFTPTLLNSLAILAIALAFNAPFPWRRYPRGLARRSVLPASTRPRHPAGDISHADLVYALSEMDTFLDVSENDLLRVYELATEHSRRDGIDPTDIRAGAFYSNGRYGEAWSVREVTAVGGGEDPAERAVSFRVVAGHGRRRDGEVGAAQFAAWAAYEVERDETSWRRADGAGPGSG from the coding sequence ATGAGTGTCACCCGGTGGTTCAACAGCTATCTGGGTCTCACCGACAGCTCGGTGGGCCATGGCGAGCGGTTGATATCCGGGCTCGGTGGTCTCTGCGGCATCGTCGGCGTGATGGTCATCTCGGCGTGGTGGCTGGACGGCGCCGCCGCCATGCTCATCATGGGATCCATGGGCTCCTCGGCGGTGCTGCTGTTCGCGGTGCCCCACGGCCCCCTGTCCCAGCCCTGGCCCCTGGTGGGGGGGCACATGGTGTCGGCCACCGTGGGCGTGGCCGCCGCCCGCTGGATACCCGATCTGATGCTGGCGGCGGGGCTGGCGGTCGGGGTCTCAATTACCGTCATGTACTACCTGCGCTGCATCCACCCGCCGGGCGGGGCCACGGCCATGATCGCCGTCATCGGCGGCGATGGCATCCATGACCTGGGCTGGCAGTTCGTGTTCACGCCTACGCTGTTGAACAGCCTCGCCATCCTCGCCATCGCACTGGCCTTCAACGCCCCCTTTCCCTGGCGGCGCTACCCACGGGGCCTCGCCCGCCGTAGCGTTCTGCCCGCCAGTACCCGCCCGCGGCACCCGGCGGGGGACATCAGTCATGCCGATCTGGTGTATGCTCTGAGCGAGATGGACACCTTCCTGGACGTGTCCGAGAACGACCTGCTGCGGGTCTACGAACTGGCCACGGAGCACAGCCGCCGTGACGGTATCGACCCCACGGATATCCGCGCGGGGGCGTTCTACAGCAATGGCCGCTATGGCGAGGCGTGGTCGGTGCGGGAGGTCACGGCCGTGGGAGGGGGTGAGGATCCGGCCGAGCGCGCGGTCAGTTTCCGTGTGGTGGCCGGCCACGGCCGGCGCCGGGATGGCGAGGTCGGGGCCGCACAGTTCGCGGCTTGGGCCGCCTATGAAGTGGAACGGGACGAGACCTCATGGCGCCGGGCCGACGGCGCCGGGCCTGGGTCAGGTTGA
- the metH gene encoding methionine synthase, which yields MRNKESKDTITSLLRDRILVLDGAMGTMIQRHKLGEDDYRGERFADWPTNLKGNNDLLSLTQPDIIRGIHEEYLAAGADIIETNSFSATTIAMADYGMESLAYELNVESARLARQAADKYTTPDKPRFVTGVLGPTNRTASMSRDVEDPGARSTTFHELAEAYAEAVRGLIEGGADLLLIETIFDTLNAKAAVFACEQVFEELDLRLPLQISGTITDDSGRTLTGQTTEAFYNSLAHAEPLSIGLNCALGPDKLRQYVEEMSRVSRFFVSAHPNAGLPNEFGEYDMDGASMAEHIAEWAERGFLNIVGGCCGTTPEHIQAIAEAVAGKAPRRLPERPQVCRLSGNEPLNIEPELNFVNVGERANVTGSAKFKRLILEERFEEALDVCRSQVENGAQVVDVNMDEGMLDGVEAMRRFLNLMASEPEITRVPFMIDSSKWEIIETGLQCVQGKPIVNSISLKEGEEAFVERARLCRRYGAAIVVMAFDEAGQADSLERRKEICGRAYKLLTEQADFPPEDIIFDPNILTVATGMEEHNNYGVDFIAATRWIKENLPHALVSGGVSNVSFSFRGNNPVREAIHSVFLYHAIKAGMDMGIVNAAQLGVYDEVPEELRNAVEDVILNRSPEATERLIDLAPQYKGDGSVVESKTDTAWRDQPVNERLKHALIKGITEYIDEDTEEARAQAERPLHVIEGPLMDGMNVVGDLFGDGKMFLPQVVKSARVMKKSVAYLEPFLEAEKADVAAEPKGKILLATVKGDVHDIGKNIVGVVLQCNNYDVVDMGVMQPCDDILAKAKEEKANIIGLSGLITPSLDEMVHVAGEMQRHGFTIPLLIGGATTSKAHTAVKIEPQYEGPVVYVSDASRAVGVASNLLSKTARDAYVENVRADYAGVRERRAGKNEQAKLIPLEEARANAPPLDWAAYTPPVPAAPGPHVLKDIPLAELVPYIDWTFFFHSWQLRGKFPGILDDPEKGEEARKLYDDAKTMLHDLIEGQWLRAAAVVGIWPANASGDDVLVYGDEERGQVIATFHNLRQQSRQAEGRYNESLADFVAPVDSGKADYIGAFACTAGIGIDEHQQRFEADHDDYSAIMLKALADRLAEALTEWLHARTRREWWGYAADEGLDNQDLIAEKYQGIRPALGYPACPEHTEKDTLWELLDAREQTGIWLTESKAMVPTAAVSGLYFSHPESHYFGIGKIDRDQVEDYARRKGMSVKEVERWLGQNLAYDP from the coding sequence TTGCGAAACAAAGAGAGCAAAGACACCATCACGTCCCTTCTCCGTGACCGCATCCTGGTCCTCGACGGCGCCATGGGCACCATGATCCAGCGCCACAAGCTGGGGGAGGACGATTATCGCGGCGAACGCTTCGCCGACTGGCCCACCAACCTCAAGGGCAACAACGATTTGCTGTCCCTGACCCAGCCCGACATCATCCGCGGCATCCACGAGGAATACCTGGCCGCAGGCGCGGACATCATCGAGACCAACAGCTTCAGCGCCACCACCATCGCCATGGCCGACTACGGCATGGAGTCCCTGGCCTACGAGCTCAACGTGGAGTCGGCGCGTCTCGCCCGCCAGGCGGCGGACAAGTACACCACGCCGGACAAGCCACGCTTCGTCACCGGCGTGCTCGGCCCCACCAACCGCACCGCCAGCATGTCCCGTGACGTCGAAGATCCCGGCGCCCGCAGCACCACCTTTCACGAACTCGCCGAGGCCTACGCCGAGGCGGTCCGGGGGCTCATCGAGGGCGGCGCCGACCTGCTGCTCATCGAGACCATCTTCGACACCTTGAACGCCAAGGCGGCGGTGTTCGCCTGCGAGCAGGTATTCGAGGAGCTGGATCTGCGCCTGCCGCTGCAGATCTCGGGCACCATCACCGACGACTCCGGCCGTACCCTCACCGGCCAGACCACCGAGGCCTTCTACAACAGCCTGGCTCACGCCGAGCCCCTGTCCATCGGCCTCAACTGCGCCCTGGGCCCCGACAAGCTGCGCCAGTACGTGGAGGAGATGTCTCGAGTATCGCGCTTCTTCGTGTCCGCTCATCCCAACGCCGGACTGCCCAACGAGTTCGGCGAGTACGACATGGACGGCGCCAGCATGGCGGAGCACATCGCCGAGTGGGCCGAGCGGGGATTCCTGAACATCGTGGGCGGCTGCTGCGGCACCACCCCCGAGCACATTCAGGCCATCGCCGAGGCGGTGGCCGGCAAGGCCCCGCGCCGGCTCCCGGAACGCCCGCAGGTGTGCCGCCTGTCGGGCAACGAGCCCCTCAACATCGAGCCGGAACTCAACTTCGTCAACGTGGGCGAGCGCGCCAACGTCACGGGCTCGGCCAAATTCAAGCGTCTCATTCTCGAGGAACGCTTCGAGGAGGCCCTGGATGTCTGCCGCTCCCAGGTCGAGAACGGCGCCCAGGTGGTGGATGTCAACATGGACGAGGGCATGCTGGACGGCGTGGAGGCCATGCGGCGTTTCCTCAATCTCATGGCCTCCGAGCCCGAGATCACCCGTGTGCCTTTCATGATCGACTCCTCCAAGTGGGAGATCATCGAGACGGGCCTGCAGTGCGTGCAGGGCAAGCCCATCGTCAACTCCATCTCCCTCAAGGAGGGGGAGGAGGCCTTCGTGGAGCGGGCCCGCCTGTGCCGGCGCTACGGCGCGGCCATCGTGGTCATGGCCTTCGACGAGGCGGGCCAGGCGGACAGCCTGGAACGGCGTAAGGAGATCTGCGGGCGGGCCTACAAGCTGCTGACGGAGCAGGCCGACTTTCCGCCCGAGGACATCATCTTCGACCCCAATATTCTCACCGTGGCCACCGGCATGGAGGAGCATAACAACTACGGGGTGGACTTCATCGCGGCGACCCGCTGGATCAAGGAGAACCTGCCGCATGCCCTGGTGTCCGGCGGCGTGTCCAACGTGTCGTTCTCCTTCCGCGGCAACAACCCGGTGCGCGAGGCCATCCATTCCGTGTTCCTATACCACGCCATCAAGGCGGGCATGGACATGGGTATCGTCAACGCCGCCCAGCTCGGGGTCTACGACGAGGTGCCCGAGGAACTGCGTAATGCCGTGGAGGACGTGATCCTCAACCGCAGCCCCGAGGCTACCGAGCGCCTCATCGACCTGGCGCCCCAGTACAAGGGTGACGGCTCGGTGGTGGAGAGCAAGACGGACACGGCATGGCGCGATCAGCCGGTGAATGAACGCCTCAAGCATGCCCTCATCAAGGGCATCACCGAATACATCGACGAGGATACCGAGGAGGCCCGGGCCCAGGCCGAGCGCCCGTTGCACGTCATCGAGGGCCCCTTGATGGATGGCATGAACGTCGTCGGGGATCTGTTCGGCGACGGTAAGATGTTCCTGCCCCAGGTGGTGAAGTCGGCACGGGTGATGAAGAAGTCCGTGGCCTATCTGGAGCCCTTCCTGGAGGCCGAGAAGGCGGACGTGGCGGCGGAGCCCAAGGGCAAGATCCTGCTGGCCACCGTCAAGGGGGACGTGCATGACATCGGCAAGAACATCGTCGGCGTGGTGCTCCAGTGCAATAACTACGACGTGGTGGACATGGGGGTGATGCAGCCCTGCGACGACATTCTCGCCAAGGCCAAGGAGGAAAAGGCGAACATCATCGGCCTGTCGGGGCTCATCACGCCTTCCCTGGACGAGATGGTGCACGTGGCCGGCGAGATGCAGCGCCACGGCTTCACCATCCCCCTGCTCATCGGCGGCGCCACCACCTCCAAGGCCCACACGGCGGTGAAGATCGAGCCCCAGTACGAGGGCCCGGTGGTCTACGTCTCCGATGCCTCCCGGGCCGTCGGGGTGGCCTCCAACCTGCTCTCCAAGACGGCCCGCGACGCCTACGTCGAGAACGTGCGCGCCGACTACGCCGGGGTGCGGGAGCGCCGTGCCGGCAAGAACGAGCAGGCCAAACTCATCCCCCTGGAGGAGGCGCGCGCCAACGCCCCACCCCTGGATTGGGCGGCCTACACGCCCCCCGTCCCGGCCGCCCCGGGGCCCCACGTGCTGAAGGACATTCCGCTGGCGGAGCTGGTGCCCTATATCGACTGGACCTTCTTCTTCCACTCCTGGCAGTTGCGGGGCAAGTTCCCGGGGATCCTCGACGATCCGGAGAAGGGCGAGGAGGCGCGCAAGCTCTATGACGATGCCAAGACCATGCTCCACGACCTCATCGAGGGCCAGTGGCTCAGGGCCGCCGCCGTGGTGGGCATCTGGCCCGCCAATGCCAGCGGCGACGACGTCCTGGTGTATGGCGACGAGGAACGGGGCCAGGTCATCGCCACCTTCCATAACCTGCGCCAGCAGAGCCGCCAGGCGGAGGGCCGCTACAACGAGAGTCTGGCCGACTTCGTGGCCCCGGTGGACAGCGGCAAGGCCGACTACATCGGCGCCTTCGCCTGTACCGCCGGCATCGGCATCGACGAGCACCAGCAGCGCTTCGAGGCCGACCACGACGACTACAGCGCCATCATGCTCAAGGCCCTGGCGGATCGTCTGGCCGAGGCCCTGACGGAATGGCTCCACGCCCGCACGCGCCGCGAGTGGTGGGGCTACGCGGCGGACGAGGGCCTGGACAACCAGGACCTCATCGCGGAGAAGTACCAGGGGATCCGCCCGGCCCTGGGCTATCCGGCGTGCCCCGAGCACACCGAGAAGGACACCCTGTGGGAACTGCTGGATGCCCGGGAGCAAACGGGGATCTGGCTCACCGAGAGCAAGGCCATGGTCCCCACGGCGGCGGTGTCGGGGCTCTACTTCTCCCATCCCGAGTCCCACTATTTCGGCATCGGCAAGATCGACCGCGACCAGGTGGAGGACTATGCCCGGCGCAAGGGCATGTCGGTCAAGGAAGTGGAGCGCTGGCTGGGGCAGAACCTCGCCTATGATCCCTGA
- a CDS encoding Crp/Fnr family transcriptional regulator, whose amino-acid sequence MPHTFREDPVDCEVCPVRRLALFRELSREQLLTVREIRKGQEHMYPGTIIFREGARVEAAYTLFEGWVMRYKTLEDGRRQIIGFVLPGDFLGFHPYDSGVISYSAEALSPVTLCTFPLDSLGNMLAAYPELSRQFSWLCRRQENLAIEHMTSIGRRPARERIAHLLLELDVRVRARHETPADAPVLVPLTQEHIADTLGLTSIHVSRTLRTLREDGLLEFRSGRLNIKDRDALVAMTGFDETVFAAQPQPLL is encoded by the coding sequence ATGCCCCACACTTTTCGTGAAGATCCCGTGGATTGCGAGGTGTGTCCCGTACGCCGGCTCGCGCTGTTCCGGGAACTGTCCCGGGAGCAGCTCCTCACCGTCAGGGAGATCCGCAAGGGCCAGGAGCATATGTATCCCGGCACCATCATCTTCCGGGAAGGGGCCAGGGTGGAAGCCGCCTACACCCTCTTCGAGGGCTGGGTGATGCGCTACAAAACCCTGGAGGACGGGCGCCGCCAGATCATCGGTTTCGTGCTGCCTGGCGATTTCCTGGGCTTCCACCCCTACGACAGCGGCGTCATCTCCTACTCGGCCGAGGCCCTGTCACCCGTGACCCTGTGCACCTTCCCCCTCGACAGTCTGGGCAACATGCTCGCGGCCTATCCCGAGCTGTCACGCCAGTTCAGCTGGCTATGCCGGCGGCAGGAAAACCTGGCCATCGAGCACATGACCAGCATCGGCCGGCGGCCGGCCCGGGAACGCATCGCGCACCTGCTGCTGGAGCTGGACGTGCGAGTGCGGGCGCGGCACGAGACCCCCGCCGACGCTCCCGTCCTGGTGCCCCTGACCCAAGAGCATATCGCGGACACCCTGGGACTGACCTCCATCCATGTCAGCCGCACCCTGCGCACCCTGCGCGAGGACGGGTTGCTGGAGTTCCGCTCCGGACGCCTCAATATCAAGGACCGCGATGCCCTGGTCGCCATGACCGGCTTCGACGAGACCGTGTTCGCGGCTCAGCCGCAGCCCCTGCTGTAA